Proteins encoded by one window of Massilia sp. NR 4-1:
- the pstB gene encoding phosphate ABC transporter ATP-binding protein PstB, with the protein MSQETMSNKRKIIEISGLNFYYGKTRSLTNVNLDIHEKQVTAFIGPSGCGKSTLLRTLNRMYDLYPGQRAEGTIAYRGRNILDADQDVNMLRAKVGMVFQKPTPFPMSIYDNIAFGVRLYEDLSKGEMDERVEWALNKAALWTEVKDKLGKSGLSLSGGQQQRLCIARGVAVKPDVLLLDEPTSALDPISTSKVEELISELKQDYTIAIVTHNMQQAARCSDYTAYMYLGELVEFGETDQIFMNPARKETQDYITGRFG; encoded by the coding sequence ATGAGCCAAGAGACCATGAGCAACAAGCGCAAGATTATTGAAATTTCGGGCCTGAACTTCTACTACGGCAAGACCCGCAGCCTGACCAATGTGAACCTAGACATCCACGAAAAGCAGGTGACGGCCTTCATCGGCCCGTCCGGCTGCGGCAAATCGACCCTGCTGCGCACCCTGAACCGCATGTATGACCTGTATCCCGGCCAGCGCGCCGAAGGCACGATCGCCTACCGCGGCCGCAATATCCTCGACGCCGACCAGGACGTGAACATGCTGCGCGCCAAGGTTGGCATGGTGTTCCAGAAGCCGACCCCGTTCCCGATGTCGATCTATGACAATATCGCTTTCGGCGTGCGCCTGTACGAAGACCTGTCGAAAGGCGAAATGGACGAGCGCGTCGAATGGGCGCTCAACAAGGCCGCCTTGTGGACCGAAGTCAAGGACAAGCTGGGCAAGAGCGGCCTGTCGCTGTCCGGCGGCCAGCAGCAGCGCCTGTGCATCGCGCGCGGCGTGGCGGTGAAACCCGACGTGCTGCTGCTCGACGAGCCGACCTCGGCGCTGGACCCGATCTCGACCTCGAAAGTGGAGGAGCTGATCAGCGAGCTGAAGCAGGACTACACCATCGCCATCGTCACCCACAATATGCAGCAGGCGGCGCGCTGCTCGGACTACACGGCGTATATGTACCTGGGCGAGCTGGTGGAGTTCGGCGAGACCGACCAGATCTTCATGAATCCTGCGCGCAAGGAAACCCAGGATTACATTACCGGCCGTTTCGGCTGA
- the pstS gene encoding phosphate ABC transporter substrate-binding protein PstS, whose amino-acid sequence MRMKQLLTTFVVGASAALAFGTAAAADMTGAGATFPYPIYAKWAEQYKAATGNGLNYQSVGSGAGVKQIKAKTVDFGATDSPLKGEELDAEGLTQFPAIMGGVVTVVNVDGLTPGQLKLTGPVVADIYLGKITQWNDAAITALNPGVKLPAAEITVVHRADGSGTSFLFTDYLSKTSPEFKTKIGAGTAVKWVTGVGGKGNEGVAANVQRIKGAIGYVEWAFAKKNKLQHTQLKNKDGNFVQPDDDNFKAAAANAEWTKTPGFGVVLTDQAGKASWPITGVSFILMHKSQADAAKGKEVVKFFDWAFKNGGAAAAELDYVPLPPSVVKLVQDSWKANLKDASGKAIY is encoded by the coding sequence ATGCGTATGAAACAACTGTTGACCACTTTCGTAGTAGGCGCTTCCGCTGCCCTGGCGTTCGGCACGGCAGCCGCGGCCGACATGACCGGCGCCGGCGCGACCTTCCCTTACCCGATCTATGCTAAATGGGCTGAGCAGTACAAAGCCGCCACCGGCAACGGTTTGAACTACCAGTCCGTCGGTTCCGGCGCTGGCGTGAAACAGATCAAGGCCAAGACCGTCGATTTCGGCGCCACCGACAGCCCGCTGAAAGGCGAAGAGCTGGACGCGGAAGGCCTGACCCAGTTCCCGGCCATCATGGGCGGCGTGGTCACCGTGGTCAACGTTGACGGCCTGACCCCTGGCCAGCTGAAGCTGACCGGTCCTGTGGTCGCCGACATCTACCTGGGCAAGATCACCCAGTGGAACGATGCCGCCATCACCGCCCTGAACCCAGGCGTGAAACTGCCGGCCGCCGAGATCACCGTGGTGCACCGCGCCGACGGCTCCGGCACCTCCTTCCTGTTCACCGACTACCTGTCGAAAACCAGCCCTGAGTTCAAAACCAAGATCGGCGCCGGTACGGCGGTGAAATGGGTGACCGGCGTGGGCGGCAAGGGCAACGAAGGCGTGGCCGCCAACGTGCAGCGCATCAAGGGCGCGATCGGCTACGTGGAGTGGGCTTTCGCCAAGAAAAACAAGCTGCAGCACACCCAGCTGAAAAACAAGGATGGCAACTTCGTGCAGCCTGACGACGACAACTTCAAAGCTGCCGCCGCCAACGCCGAATGGACCAAGACCCCAGGCTTCGGCGTGGTGCTGACCGACCAGGCTGGCAAAGCTTCCTGGCCAATCACCGGCGTGTCCTTCATCCTGATGCACAAATCCCAGGCTGATGCCGCCAAAGGCAAGGAAGTCGTGAAGTTCTTCGACTGGGCCTTCAAAAACGGTGGCGCCGCTGCCGCCGAACTGGACTACGTGCCGCTGCCACCGAGCGTGGTCAAGCTGGTGCAGGATTCCTGGAAGGCCAACCTGAAAGACGCTTCGGGCAAAGCCATCTACTAA
- the pstA gene encoding phosphate ABC transporter permease PstA — MKQAINPVYRKRLFAHRVGIALSVGAMLVGLIALIWILATLLINGFHGLNLALFTETTPAPGSEGGGLANAIVGSLLMVGLATLVSTPIGILAGIYLAEYGEDNKVAQLTRFVTDIMLSAPSIVIGLFVYAMYVANVKHFSGYAGSIALSLIAVPVVVRTTDNMLRLVPNSLLEAAFALGAPRWKVAMMVRLRAVKAGVVTGVLLAVARVSGETAPLLFTALNNQFFSADMNKPLANLPVVIYQFAMSPYDNWRALAWGGALLVTFSVLALNVLSRTVFTQKIPN; from the coding sequence ATGAAGCAGGCCATCAATCCCGTCTACCGCAAGCGCCTGTTCGCGCACCGCGTCGGCATCGCCCTGTCGGTGGGCGCCATGCTGGTCGGCCTGATCGCCCTGATCTGGATTCTGGCGACCCTGCTGATCAATGGCTTCCATGGCCTGAACCTGGCGCTGTTCACCGAAACCACGCCGGCCCCGGGCAGCGAAGGCGGCGGCCTGGCCAATGCCATCGTCGGCAGCCTGCTGATGGTGGGCCTGGCCACCTTGGTGTCGACCCCGATCGGCATCCTGGCCGGCATCTACCTGGCCGAGTACGGCGAAGACAATAAGGTGGCCCAGCTGACCCGCTTCGTCACCGACATCATGCTGTCGGCGCCGTCCATCGTGATCGGCCTGTTCGTGTACGCCATGTATGTGGCCAATGTGAAGCACTTCTCCGGCTATGCCGGCTCCATCGCGCTGTCGCTGATCGCCGTGCCGGTGGTGGTGCGCACCACCGACAATATGCTGCGCCTGGTGCCCAACAGCCTGCTGGAAGCGGCCTTCGCCCTCGGCGCGCCGCGCTGGAAGGTGGCGATGATGGTGCGCCTGCGCGCCGTCAAGGCCGGCGTGGTGACCGGTGTGCTGCTGGCCGTGGCCCGCGTCTCGGGCGAAACCGCACCGCTGCTGTTCACTGCCCTGAACAACCAGTTCTTCAGCGCCGACATGAACAAGCCGCTGGCCAATCTGCCGGTGGTGATTTACCAGTTCGCCATGAGCCCTTACGACAACTGGCGCGCCCTGGCCTGGGGCGGCGCCCTGCTGGTGACTTTCAGCGTGCTGGCCCTGAACGTGCTGTCGCGCACCGTCTTCACGCAGAAGATACCGAACTAA
- a CDS encoding polyamine ABC transporter substrate-binding protein: MAVNGWGKRFGLGLLAAAAIVGQAQAQQEEKVLNIYNWSDYIADDTIKNFEKETGIKVRYDVFDNNEILNSKLAAGKSGYDIVVPTAQWARLQIDAKLLRKLDKSKLSNLSNLDPHIQAKLAKIDPNNDYLVDWLWGYTTVGINVGKVKAALGAMPMPDNAWELIFNPKYASKLKSCGVSFLDSPSEVLPAALIYLGKPAFSTSAADYTEAGKMLSAIRPYVTLFSSSGYINDMANGAVCVALGWSGDINIARQRAIDAKNGQQIQVLVPKTSAALMFDTMAIPADAPHPNNAHLFINYILRPQVHASLTNKVFYANPNAASVKHVRKDIAENKNVFLSDDDKKRMQAPEAVPADTRRNITRVYTKFKTGM, encoded by the coding sequence ATGGCGGTGAATGGTTGGGGTAAGCGTTTCGGTCTGGGTCTGCTGGCGGCTGCGGCCATCGTGGGCCAAGCTCAGGCGCAGCAGGAAGAAAAAGTCCTGAACATCTACAACTGGTCGGATTACATCGCCGACGATACGATCAAAAACTTTGAAAAAGAAACGGGCATCAAGGTCCGTTATGATGTTTTTGATAATAATGAAATCCTCAATTCCAAGCTGGCCGCCGGCAAGTCGGGCTATGACATCGTGGTGCCGACCGCGCAGTGGGCACGCCTGCAAATCGATGCCAAGCTGCTGCGCAAGCTCGATAAGAGCAAGCTCAGCAACCTGTCCAATCTGGACCCGCACATCCAGGCCAAGCTGGCCAAGATCGATCCCAACAACGACTACCTGGTGGACTGGCTGTGGGGCTATACCACGGTCGGCATCAACGTCGGCAAGGTCAAGGCCGCGCTCGGCGCCATGCCAATGCCGGACAATGCCTGGGAACTGATCTTCAATCCGAAATACGCATCCAAGCTGAAGTCCTGCGGCGTCTCCTTCCTCGACTCGCCGTCGGAAGTGCTGCCGGCCGCCCTGATCTATCTGGGCAAGCCCGCCTTCTCGACCTCGGCCGCCGATTACACGGAAGCGGGCAAGATGCTGAGCGCCATCCGTCCTTACGTGACCCTGTTCAGCTCCTCGGGCTATATCAATGACATGGCCAACGGCGCCGTCTGCGTGGCCCTGGGCTGGTCGGGCGACATCAATATCGCACGCCAGCGCGCCATCGACGCCAAGAACGGCCAGCAGATCCAGGTGCTGGTGCCGAAGACCTCGGCCGCCCTGATGTTCGACACCATGGCCATTCCGGCCGATGCGCCGCATCCGAACAATGCCCACCTGTTCATCAATTACATCCTGCGTCCGCAAGTACACGCCAGCCTGACCAACAAGGTGTTCTACGCCAACCCGAATGCGGCCAGCGTCAAGCATGTGCGCAAGGATATCGCCGAGAACAAGAATGTCTTCCTGTCCGACGACGACAAGAAACGCATGCAGGCGCCGGAAGCGGTGCCGGCCGATACCCGCCGCAATATCACGCGCGTCTATACCAAGTTCAAGACCGGCATGTAA
- the phoR gene encoding phosphate regulon sensor histidine kinase PhoR — protein MNPKLLFWVPAALRMGLILAGVGVLWWLFGAMPALVAAFVALLVMVFVQLNYLYQLSDWLDDPKSAKLPDGWGAWTSIFSRLYRLRRDDEKNEAELTEWLARFRQAMHLLPDGVVIMDDVLFLEWCNPAAEEHLGLRHDRDKGMRVTNLVRSPDFMDYLILGRYDQPLTLSFRERKLIVHIIPFENRRQILVTHDITETQRAEMMRRDFIANASHELRTPLTVIVGFLEIAASEDLDAATRAAHLKLMTEQGHRMQHLIEDMLTLSRLESVDHPLRPEHVDIGKLMEQVLREARGLSAGKHEIDMTVEAGDVMGSAEELHSAFGNLASNAVRYTPAGGRIHLHWRDTAKGVQFVVEDTGIGISPEHISRLTERFYRVDKSRSRETQGTGLGLAIVKHVLLRHSGSLTIKSEAGKGSSFIVTLPKSTAAAPQAELLAG, from the coding sequence ATGAATCCGAAACTGCTGTTCTGGGTCCCGGCGGCTCTGCGCATGGGCCTGATCCTGGCCGGGGTGGGCGTGCTGTGGTGGCTGTTCGGCGCCATGCCGGCCCTGGTGGCCGCCTTTGTCGCGCTGCTGGTGATGGTCTTCGTGCAGCTGAATTATCTGTACCAGCTGAGCGACTGGCTGGACGATCCGAAAAGCGCCAAGCTGCCCGATGGCTGGGGCGCGTGGACCAGCATCTTTTCCCGCCTCTACCGCCTGCGCCGCGACGATGAAAAGAACGAGGCCGAGCTGACGGAGTGGCTGGCGCGCTTCCGCCAAGCCATGCACCTGCTGCCGGACGGCGTGGTGATCATGGATGACGTGCTGTTCCTGGAATGGTGCAATCCGGCCGCCGAAGAGCATCTGGGCCTGCGCCATGACCGCGACAAGGGCATGCGCGTGACCAATCTGGTGCGCAGTCCGGACTTCATGGATTACCTGATCCTGGGCCGCTACGACCAGCCGCTGACCTTGAGCTTCCGCGAGCGCAAGCTGATCGTGCACATCATCCCGTTCGAGAACCGGCGCCAGATCCTGGTGACGCACGACATCACCGAAACCCAGCGCGCGGAAATGATGCGGCGCGACTTCATCGCCAACGCTTCGCACGAGCTGCGCACGCCGTTGACGGTGATCGTCGGCTTCCTTGAAATCGCCGCCTCCGAGGATCTCGACGCCGCCACCCGCGCCGCCCATCTGAAACTGATGACGGAGCAGGGCCACCGCATGCAGCATCTGATCGAGGACATGCTGACCCTGTCGCGCCTGGAGTCGGTCGATCATCCGCTGCGCCCCGAGCATGTGGACATCGGCAAGCTGATGGAGCAGGTGCTGCGCGAAGCGCGCGGCCTGTCCGCCGGCAAGCACGAAATCGATATGACGGTGGAAGCGGGCGACGTGATGGGCAGCGCCGAAGAGCTGCACAGCGCCTTCGGCAACCTGGCCTCGAACGCGGTGCGCTACACCCCGGCCGGCGGCAGGATCCATCTGCATTGGCGCGACACGGCCAAGGGCGTGCAGTTCGTGGTGGAAGATACCGGCATCGGCATCAGTCCCGAGCATATCTCGCGCCTGACCGAACGCTTCTACCGCGTCGACAAGAGCCGCTCGCGCGAGACCCAGGGCACGGGCCTGGGCCTGGCCATCGTCAAGCACGTGCTGCTGCGCCACAGCGGCAGCCTGACCATCAAGTCCGAAGCAGGGAAGGGCAGCTCCTTCATCGTCACCCTGCCCAAGTCCACGGCCGCCGCGCCCCAGGCCGAACTGCTGGCCGGCTAA
- a CDS encoding histidine phosphatase family protein codes for MDLILWRHAEAEAGGPDLPDMERALTGKGQKQARRMGHWLNSQLPENCRILVSPAVRTLQTVEALGRKFKTHPDLAPDADPDAILRAANWPAGKEAVLIVGHQPTLGQTAALLMTGQVQDWEMRKAAAWWFVQREPGDPASLYLKAVMSSDLVVK; via the coding sequence ATGGACCTGATACTGTGGCGTCACGCGGAAGCGGAAGCGGGCGGGCCCGACCTGCCCGATATGGAACGCGCCCTGACCGGCAAGGGACAGAAGCAGGCGCGGCGCATGGGTCACTGGCTGAATTCGCAATTGCCGGAAAACTGCCGCATCCTGGTCAGCCCCGCCGTGCGCACCCTGCAAACGGTGGAGGCGCTGGGCCGCAAGTTCAAGACCCATCCCGACCTGGCGCCGGACGCCGATCCCGACGCCATCCTGCGCGCGGCCAACTGGCCGGCCGGCAAGGAAGCGGTGCTGATCGTCGGCCACCAGCCGACCCTGGGCCAGACCGCCGCGCTGTTAATGACGGGCCAAGTGCAGGATTGGGAAATGCGCAAGGCCGCCGCCTGGTGGTTCGTGCAGCGCGAGCCGGGCGATCCGGCCAGCCTGTACCTGAAGGCCGTGATGTCGTCCGACCTGGTAGTGAAGTAA
- the ppk1 gene encoding polyphosphate kinase 1 yields the protein MKPDMRMEANRNSILLDREISQLMFNRRVLANAEDPAIPLLERLRYLCIVSSNLDEFFEVRVASLLAAASVDGALSEHPALVATLNRVSNECHALVKRQYEVLNTEVLPELAARNVHLLRHSERNDAQRAWVKEYFEREVRPLLTPIGLDPAHPFPQVVNKSLNFIVALSGKDAFGRGTAIAIVKAPRVLPRVIRLPDELSDGTGGIAFCLLSSIIHAHISDLFAGREVIAYSQFRVTRDSDLWVDEDEVKNLRQALKGELQGRQFGRSVRLEVAKNCPPELSQFLLDQFSLDQSRLYRVDGPVNMVRLNEIIEHVKDASLRFPPFFPGSVTKVASGDIFATLREHDILLHHPFQSFQTVIDFVRSAALDPSVVAIKQTVYRTGMNSDLMEALIAAARMGKEVTVIVELMARFDEEANINWADKLEQVGAQVVYGVVGLKTHAKMALVIRREEGALRYYAHLGTGNYHPTTTKFYTDFGLLTCDPHLGKDVNEVFMHLTSLTKPQKLTHLWLAPFALQSEIIKAIRNEAKIARAGRPGRIIVKVNALVDESVIRALYAASHDGVKIDLIVRGACTLKPGVPGLSENIRVRSIIGRFLEHSRIYYFRNDLAHDVYLASADWMNRNLFRRIEVAFPVLDKALKRRVITEGLNPYLKDNTNAWELEPDGHYLRRKPRGKQVLFGAQQHLMDILGTPADQAGS from the coding sequence ATGAAGCCTGATATGCGTATGGAAGCGAACAGGAACAGCATCCTGCTGGACCGCGAAATCTCCCAGCTGATGTTTAACCGGCGCGTGCTGGCCAACGCCGAGGATCCGGCGATTCCTTTATTAGAGCGCCTGCGCTATCTGTGCATCGTCAGCAGCAATCTCGATGAATTCTTTGAAGTGCGCGTGGCCAGCCTGCTGGCGGCGGCCAGCGTCGATGGCGCCCTGTCCGAGCACCCGGCCCTGGTGGCGACGCTGAACCGGGTCAGCAACGAATGCCACGCCCTGGTCAAGCGCCAGTACGAAGTCTTGAATACCGAAGTGCTGCCGGAACTGGCGGCCAGGAATGTGCACCTGCTGCGGCATAGCGAGCGCAACGATGCGCAGCGGGCCTGGGTCAAGGAGTATTTCGAGCGCGAAGTGCGCCCCCTGCTGACCCCGATCGGCCTCGATCCGGCCCACCCCTTCCCGCAAGTGGTCAACAAGAGCCTGAACTTCATCGTCGCCCTGAGCGGCAAGGATGCCTTCGGCCGCGGCACCGCCATCGCCATCGTCAAGGCGCCGCGCGTGCTGCCGCGCGTGATCCGCCTGCCGGACGAATTGTCGGACGGCACCGGCGGCATTGCCTTCTGCCTGCTGTCGTCCATCATCCACGCCCATATCTCGGACCTGTTCGCCGGGCGCGAAGTGATCGCCTATTCCCAGTTCCGCGTGACGCGCGACTCCGACCTGTGGGTGGACGAGGACGAGGTGAAAAATCTGCGCCAGGCCCTGAAAGGCGAGCTGCAAGGCCGCCAGTTCGGCCGCTCGGTGCGGCTGGAAGTGGCCAAGAACTGCCCGCCCGAACTGTCGCAATTCCTGCTCGACCAGTTCAGCCTCGACCAGAGCCGCCTGTACCGCGTCGACGGCCCGGTGAATATGGTGCGCCTGAACGAGATCATCGAGCACGTCAAGGACGCCTCGCTGCGCTTCCCGCCCTTCTTCCCCGGTTCGGTCACGAAAGTGGCCAGCGGCGATATCTTCGCCACCCTGCGCGAGCACGACATCCTGCTGCACCATCCCTTCCAGAGCTTCCAGACCGTGATCGACTTCGTGCGCAGCGCCGCCCTCGATCCGAGCGTGGTGGCGATCAAGCAGACCGTCTACCGCACCGGCATGAATTCGGACCTGATGGAAGCGCTGATCGCCGCCGCGCGCATGGGCAAGGAAGTGACCGTGATCGTGGAACTGATGGCGCGCTTCGACGAGGAAGCCAATATCAACTGGGCCGACAAGCTGGAACAGGTCGGCGCCCAGGTGGTGTACGGCGTGGTGGGACTGAAGACCCATGCCAAGATGGCCCTGGTGATCCGCCGCGAAGAAGGCGCGCTGCGCTACTACGCCCACCTCGGCACCGGCAACTACCACCCGACCACGACCAAGTTCTACACCGACTTCGGCCTGCTGACCTGCGACCCGCACCTGGGCAAGGACGTCAACGAAGTCTTCATGCACCTGACCAGCCTGACCAAGCCGCAAAAGCTGACGCACCTGTGGCTGGCGCCCTTCGCCCTGCAAAGCGAAATCATCAAGGCCATCCGCAACGAGGCCAAGATCGCGCGCGCCGGCCGGCCGGGCCGCATCATCGTCAAGGTCAATGCGCTGGTGGACGAGTCGGTGATCCGCGCGCTGTACGCCGCTTCCCACGATGGCGTGAAGATCGACCTGATCGTGCGCGGCGCCTGCACGCTGAAGCCGGGCGTGCCGGGCCTGTCGGAAAATATCCGGGTGCGCTCCATCATCGGCCGCTTCCTGGAACACAGCCGCATCTATTACTTCCGCAACGACCTGGCCCACGATGTCTACCTGGCCAGCGCGGACTGGATGAACCGCAATCTGTTCCGCCGCATCGAAGTGGCCTTCCCGGTGCTGGACAAGGCGCTCAAGCGGCGCGTCATCACCGAGGGCCTGAATCCCTATCTGAAGGATAATACCAATGCCTGGGAGCTGGAACCGGACGGCCACTACCTGCGGCGCAAGCCGCGCGGCAAGCAAGTCCTGTTCGGCGCCCAGCAGCATCTGATGGACATCCTCGGCACGCCGGCCGACCAGGCGGGCAGCTGA
- the pstC gene encoding phosphate ABC transporter permease subunit PstC encodes MHSTMRKQRIQDFIFHKITMLFALSVLFVLVGIIISLILGAMPALQQFGPGFITRVEWDPVNDEYGALIAIVGTLATSGIALLIAFPVSFGIALFLTEICPVWLRRPMGTAVELLAGVPSIIYGMWGLFVFAPLFADYVQPLLKSTLGLLPFVGVLFRGPTMGIGILTAGLILAVMIIPFISSVMRDVFEIVPAVLKESAYGLGCTRWEVVRKVVLPYTKTGVVGGVMLGLGRALGETMAVTFVIGNANKLSATLFSPGNSIASTLANEFAEASSQLHVSSLYALALILFAITFIVLSAAKLMLAGMSRKEGVK; translated from the coding sequence ATGCATTCGACCATGCGCAAGCAGCGCATCCAGGACTTTATTTTCCATAAAATCACGATGCTGTTCGCCCTGTCCGTCCTGTTCGTACTGGTCGGCATCATCATTTCCCTGATCCTTGGCGCCATGCCGGCCCTGCAGCAGTTCGGGCCGGGCTTCATCACGCGCGTCGAATGGGATCCGGTCAACGACGAATACGGCGCCCTGATCGCCATCGTCGGCACCCTGGCCACCTCCGGCATCGCGCTGCTGATCGCCTTCCCGGTCAGCTTCGGCATCGCCCTGTTCCTGACCGAGATCTGCCCGGTCTGGCTGCGCCGCCCGATGGGTACGGCCGTCGAGCTGCTGGCCGGCGTGCCCTCGATCATCTACGGCATGTGGGGTCTGTTCGTGTTCGCGCCGCTGTTCGCCGATTATGTGCAGCCGCTGCTGAAATCGACGCTGGGCCTGCTGCCCTTCGTCGGCGTGCTGTTCCGCGGCCCGACCATGGGCATCGGCATCCTGACCGCCGGCTTGATCCTGGCGGTGATGATCATTCCCTTTATCTCCTCGGTGATGCGCGATGTGTTCGAAATCGTGCCGGCCGTGCTGAAAGAATCGGCCTACGGTCTCGGCTGCACGCGCTGGGAAGTGGTGCGCAAGGTGGTGCTGCCTTACACCAAGACCGGCGTGGTGGGCGGCGTCATGCTGGGCCTGGGCCGCGCGCTGGGCGAAACCATGGCCGTGACCTTCGTCATCGGCAACGCCAACAAGCTGTCGGCCACGCTGTTCTCGCCAGGGAACTCGATCGCCTCCACCCTGGCCAATGAATTCGCCGAAGCGTCCTCGCAGCTGCATGTGTCCTCGCTGTATGCGCTGGCCCTGATCCTGTTTGCGATCACGTTTATTGTGCTGTCCGCCGCCAAGCTGATGCTGGCTGGCATGTCCCGTAAAGAAGGTGTGAAATGA
- a CDS encoding response regulator, with amino-acid sequence MASDKTTVLIVEDEPAIVELVTFSLRDSGWNCAAVQSTQEAWDFIQKRTPQLILLDWMLPDQSGLRLLARIRGDRQFNDIPVIMLTAKSMEEDKLAGLNGGADDYITKPFSPRELLARSKALLRRKSPEHADSTMRAGPITLDPVSCTVSMGENKIDIGHAEYKLLKFFLAHPERVFSRSQLLDKVWGDHVVIEERTVDVHVLRLRKALKEAEHLIKTVRSVGYMLSEKS; translated from the coding sequence ATGGCATCCGACAAGACGACTGTACTGATTGTAGAAGACGAACCGGCGATTGTTGAACTGGTAACATTTTCCCTGCGCGATTCGGGCTGGAACTGCGCGGCCGTGCAAAGCACCCAGGAGGCGTGGGACTTCATCCAGAAGCGCACGCCCCAGCTGATCCTGCTGGACTGGATGCTGCCCGACCAGAGCGGCCTGCGCCTGCTGGCCCGCATCCGCGGCGACCGCCAGTTCAACGACATCCCCGTCATCATGCTGACCGCCAAGAGCATGGAAGAGGACAAGCTGGCGGGCTTGAACGGCGGCGCCGACGACTACATCACCAAACCCTTCTCGCCGCGCGAGCTGCTGGCGCGCTCCAAGGCGCTGCTGCGCCGCAAGAGCCCGGAGCACGCCGATTCGACCATGCGCGCCGGTCCCATCACGCTCGACCCGGTCAGCTGCACCGTGTCCATGGGCGAGAACAAGATCGACATCGGCCACGCCGAGTACAAGCTGCTCAAGTTCTTCCTGGCCCATCCCGAACGCGTGTTCTCGCGCAGCCAGCTGCTGGACAAGGTCTGGGGCGACCACGTGGTGATCGAGGAACGCACGGTGGACGTGCATGTGCTACGCCTGCGCAAGGCCCTCAAGGAAGCGGAGCATTTGATCAAGACGGTGCGCAGCGTCGGCTACATGCTCTCTGAAAAATCATGA
- the phoU gene encoding phosphate signaling complex protein PhoU translates to MIGEHSSKQYDNELEAIRSKVLLMGGIVETQFLDAMTCFRIGNLERAERVMREDDSVNQLEVQLDDACSHLIVRRQPTANDLRTVMATIKVITDLERIGDEATKIARTAKSLHSRGAVTVNHYEMVRSIANATSDMLHDALDAFARNDGKQALQLIAQDAIIDHEFRSIMRNLITFMMEDPRTISAALDTMWVAKAIERIGDHAKNIAEYVIYVVEGRDIRHTRTVPPSEEASGE, encoded by the coding sequence ATGATTGGCGAGCATTCTTCCAAACAGTACGACAACGAACTTGAAGCGATCCGTTCCAAGGTGCTGCTGATGGGCGGCATCGTGGAAACCCAGTTCCTCGATGCGATGACCTGCTTCCGCATCGGCAATCTGGAGCGCGCCGAGCGCGTGATGCGCGAAGACGATTCCGTCAACCAGCTCGAAGTGCAGCTGGACGACGCCTGCAGCCACCTGATCGTGCGCCGCCAGCCGACGGCCAACGATCTGCGCACCGTGATGGCGACCATCAAGGTGATCACCGACCTGGAGCGCATCGGCGACGAGGCGACCAAGATCGCGCGCACGGCCAAGAGCCTGCACAGCCGCGGCGCCGTCACCGTCAACCATTACGAAATGGTGCGTTCCATCGCCAACGCCACCAGCGATATGCTGCACGACGCGCTGGACGCCTTTGCCCGCAACGATGGCAAGCAGGCGCTGCAGCTGATCGCCCAGGATGCGATCATCGACCATGAATTCCGTTCCATCATGCGCAACCTGATTACCTTCATGATGGAAGATCCGCGTACAATCTCGGCGGCGCTGGATACGATGTGGGTGGCGAAAGCCATCGAGCGTATCGGCGACCATGCGAAAAACATCGCTGAGTATGTGATTTACGTGGTGGAAGGCAGGGATATCCGCCATACCCGTACCGTGCCGCCCAGCGAAGAGGCCAGCGGAGAATAA